The following coding sequences are from one Armatimonadota bacterium window:
- a CDS encoding NAD/NADP octopine/nopaline dehydrogenase family protein, with the protein MREFPRFCVLGAGHGGTAMAAHLSLMSFSVSLYNRNPERLGPIQAQGGIELIADGGDLPRGMAKIDVVSDNIEEALKGADVLMVVVPATGHSFMAEQMAPHLVDGQMIVLHPGRTGGALEVHSILREHEVTADVIVAEAQTFIYAARSMNPGQTKIFRVKNNIPIAAIPAHRTPEVIKALRHAYPQFVPGDNVMKTSLDNIGAIFHPAVTVLNGARIESTHGDFDYYTEGITPTMSLILEDMDRERVAVAEALGFRCMSAREWLYVAYDAAGPTLYEAMRANRGYDGIKAPKTLYTRYISEDIPMSLVPIASIGDMVGVPTPTTKAIIHLGSLLHQCDYWAQGRTAERLGLSGLTLKQVRRLVLEGELTEGPA; encoded by the coding sequence ATGAGAGAGTTTCCAAGATTCTGCGTCCTGGGCGCCGGCCACGGCGGCACCGCCATGGCGGCGCATCTTTCATTGATGAGCTTCAGTGTGAGCCTTTATAACAGGAACCCTGAAAGGTTGGGTCCCATACAGGCCCAGGGAGGAATCGAACTAATCGCAGACGGCGGCGATCTCCCCAGGGGGATGGCCAAGATCGACGTGGTCTCGGACAACATCGAGGAGGCTTTGAAGGGTGCCGATGTGTTGATGGTCGTGGTGCCCGCGACAGGGCATTCTTTCATGGCGGAGCAGATGGCGCCGCATCTCGTCGATGGACAGATGATCGTGCTGCACCCCGGGCGCACCGGTGGTGCGTTGGAGGTCCACAGCATCCTCCGCGAGCACGAGGTGACCGCAGATGTCATCGTGGCCGAGGCACAGACCTTCATCTATGCGGCGCGGTCGATGAACCCGGGGCAGACGAAGATATTCCGCGTAAAGAACAACATTCCCATCGCGGCGATCCCGGCGCATCGTACACCGGAGGTCATCAAGGCGCTAAGGCACGCGTATCCTCAATTCGTGCCCGGCGACAACGTGATGAAGACTAGCCTGGACAACATCGGAGCGATCTTCCACCCCGCGGTGACAGTGCTCAACGGTGCGCGGATCGAGAGCACTCACGGCGATTTCGACTACTACACCGAGGGCATTACCCCGACCATGTCGCTGATCCTGGAGGACATGGACCGGGAGCGAGTCGCAGTCGCGGAGGCGCTTGGCTTCCGTTGTATGAGCGCGCGGGAGTGGCTGTACGTAGCCTACGATGCGGCAGGCCCGACTCTCTACGAAGCTATGCGGGCTAACCGCGGCTACGACGGCATCAAGGCACCCAAGACGCTATATACTCGGTACATCAGCGAGGACATCCCGATGAGCCTCGTACCGATAGCATCGATCGGCGATATGGTCGGAGTGCCGACACCGACTACCAAGGCTATCATACATCTGGGCTCACTGCTGCACCAGTGCGACTACTGGGCGCAGGGCCGCACGGCCGAGCGCCTCGGGCTTAGCGGGCTCACTCTCAAACAGGTGCGGCGGTTGGTGCTGGAGGGTGAACTCACGGAAGGTCCCGCATGA
- a CDS encoding cobalamin B12-binding domain-containing protein: protein MSKKLIAGALGNCVHVAGVVNFLRLAESIGWETVFLGPAVSVERFAQAIEEHRPDVAGVSFRLTPEVASGLFAEFKDHLVKRNLQGTRLVFGGTPPVCRIAKASGIFERAFDGLELPEEVIGYLKGSDLSDDQEDFGSTQIERLDKKKPYPLLRHHFGRPTMEQTVEGIRKIAESRTVDVISIGPDQNAQESFFRPEEMDPTLDGAGGVPIRSADDLRAIYEASRCGNFPLLRIYSGTRDLIKWAELALETINNAWAAIPLCWYSTLDGRSPRSPEEAIRENQEAMAWYAERGIPVEVNESHHWSLRDAHDALAVAMAYLAAYNAKAMGVAYYIAQYMFNTPPNTGGAMDLAKMLAKAELIESLHDDGFRSMRQVRAGLTSLSPDMDTAKGQLAASAVLALGIKPHIMHVVGFSEGDHVATADDVIESCKIVRGVLKNCLFGMPEGALDPHVVERRDQLKQEAMQIVEAIRAAGKGCGADALTSPENLAMVIRSGILDAPHLKGNKFAAGLLETRMIDGAVYAVEPGTDRILSERDRLHALLPPDPNKASLRGTSCT from the coding sequence ATGAGCAAGAAGCTGATCGCTGGGGCGCTCGGCAACTGTGTCCACGTTGCTGGCGTCGTGAACTTCCTCCGCTTGGCGGAGAGCATCGGTTGGGAGACGGTCTTTCTCGGGCCGGCTGTCTCAGTTGAGAGATTCGCTCAGGCGATAGAGGAGCATCGCCCGGACGTGGCGGGCGTCAGCTTTCGGCTGACCCCTGAGGTGGCGTCCGGGCTCTTCGCTGAGTTCAAGGACCACCTTGTTAAGAGGAACCTCCAGGGGACGAGGCTCGTCTTCGGCGGCACTCCCCCCGTTTGCCGGATTGCCAAGGCGTCCGGCATCTTCGAGAGAGCGTTCGACGGTTTGGAACTTCCCGAAGAGGTCATCGGGTACCTCAAAGGAAGCGACCTGTCCGACGATCAGGAGGACTTCGGCTCGACGCAGATAGAGCGTCTGGACAAGAAGAAACCCTATCCTCTGTTGCGGCACCACTTCGGCAGACCGACTATGGAACAGACGGTCGAAGGCATCCGCAAGATTGCGGAGTCCCGCACAGTAGATGTCATTTCAATAGGACCGGACCAGAATGCGCAGGAGAGCTTCTTTCGGCCTGAGGAAATGGATCCGACGCTGGACGGAGCAGGAGGTGTTCCGATCCGGTCGGCGGATGACCTGAGGGCAATCTACGAGGCGTCCCGGTGCGGGAACTTCCCACTCCTTCGCATCTACAGCGGGACCCGCGACTTGATCAAATGGGCTGAACTTGCGCTGGAAACCATAAACAACGCATGGGCCGCGATCCCTCTCTGCTGGTACAGCACGCTTGACGGACGCTCGCCTCGCAGCCCTGAGGAGGCCATACGCGAGAACCAGGAGGCGATGGCCTGGTATGCCGAGCGAGGAATTCCTGTCGAGGTCAATGAGTCTCACCACTGGAGCCTTCGCGATGCCCACGACGCACTGGCTGTCGCGATGGCCTACCTGGCCGCCTACAACGCGAAAGCGATGGGGGTCGCGTATTACATCGCGCAGTATATGTTCAACACGCCGCCCAATACCGGTGGGGCCATGGACCTGGCAAAGATGCTCGCGAAAGCTGAGTTGATCGAGTCTCTTCACGACGATGGGTTCCGTTCGATGCGCCAGGTTCGCGCTGGTCTCACGAGTCTCTCCCCGGATATGGACACTGCAAAGGGGCAGCTCGCGGCGTCCGCGGTCCTCGCGCTCGGCATCAAGCCGCACATCATGCATGTCGTGGGCTTCTCGGAGGGAGATCATGTTGCGACTGCAGATGACGTCATCGAAAGCTGCAAGATCGTAAGGGGTGTGCTCAAGAACTGCCTGTTCGGTATGCCCGAGGGGGCTCTGGATCCACACGTCGTTGAGCGGAGGGATCAACTGAAGCAGGAGGCGATGCAGATTGTGGAAGCTATTCGCGCGGCAGGAAAAGGCTGCGGTGCGGATGCACTCACGTCGCCAGAGAATCTTGCGATGGTGATAAGATCTGGCATCCTGGACGCGCCCCACCTGAAGGGCAACAAGTTCGCCGCCGGCCTCTTGGAGACTCGAATGATCGACGGAGCCGTATATGCAGTCGAGCCTGGCACCGATCGCATTCTGAGTGAGAGGGATCGTCTTCACGCGCTCTTGCCGCCTGATCCGAACAAGGCTTCCTTGCGAGGTACTTCATGTACGTAG
- a CDS encoding FGGY-family carbohydrate kinase — MYVAGIDVGTQGVRVVVCDANGDVAAQVSRRFAVPDQVELLPPGWSEQNPTDWWEACRESLQDITGQLHEKGFSAKDIYAVAVDSTSGTLVAVDSACRPLRAAIMYNDTRAASEALECNSAGADLTERMGYSFSSGFTLPKIVWVRRNEPEIFEKAVFIHAADYIVGMMTGSAGISDTSNALKTGYDLLEGRWPPFLESALGIPSGKLPEVVKPGTVIGEVSTECSRSTGLFEGTPVVAGVTDGTAGFFASGAVKVGDWSSTLGTTLVIRGVSSNLIKDAQGRIYCHAHPEGSWLPGGASNSGAECLEKLFHGRNLSELNAYVPQYSPTALLVYPLVRRGERLPFVNPEAEGFIIGEPRDSRELYAGYLEGVAYVERWCYELLADLGAEVGDTVYATGGGARSPEWLQVRADLLQKRMVRPVSTECAIGAAVVAASRTLYDGLESAVVGMARPGMEVEPDPRRRDIYEQCYRAFRGACSHKGYE; from the coding sequence ATGTACGTAGCGGGCATAGATGTAGGGACACAGGGAGTCCGAGTGGTCGTATGTGACGCGAACGGGGACGTTGCGGCGCAGGTGTCCCGCAGGTTTGCGGTCCCGGATCAGGTCGAACTTTTGCCCCCCGGATGGTCGGAGCAGAACCCGACGGATTGGTGGGAAGCCTGCAGAGAGAGCCTGCAGGATATCACGGGTCAACTGCACGAGAAGGGCTTCTCAGCGAAGGATATCTACGCTGTCGCTGTGGACTCGACTTCGGGGACGCTGGTCGCGGTTGACTCCGCCTGCAGGCCGCTTCGCGCCGCGATCATGTACAATGACACCCGCGCGGCTTCCGAGGCACTAGAGTGTAACTCCGCGGGAGCCGACCTGACCGAGCGGATGGGATACTCGTTCTCGAGTGGATTCACGTTGCCTAAGATCGTCTGGGTGCGCCGCAACGAACCCGAGATCTTCGAGAAGGCTGTCTTCATCCACGCCGCAGACTATATAGTTGGCATGATGACCGGAAGTGCGGGCATCTCTGATACCTCAAATGCGCTGAAGACGGGATACGATCTGTTGGAAGGCCGATGGCCGCCGTTCCTGGAGTCGGCACTGGGTATTCCGTCAGGCAAGCTGCCGGAGGTAGTGAAGCCGGGCACGGTGATCGGAGAGGTGAGCACTGAGTGTTCGAGAAGCACTGGTCTCTTCGAAGGAACGCCCGTAGTGGCGGGAGTGACCGATGGTACGGCTGGATTCTTCGCATCAGGGGCTGTGAAGGTCGGCGATTGGAGCAGTACGCTCGGGACTACGCTGGTGATTCGGGGGGTGTCCAGCAACTTGATCAAGGACGCACAGGGGCGGATATACTGCCATGCGCACCCCGAGGGCTCGTGGCTCCCTGGAGGCGCGAGCAACTCCGGGGCCGAGTGCCTTGAGAAACTGTTCCATGGACGGAATCTATCCGAGCTGAATGCGTATGTCCCTCAGTATTCGCCTACCGCGCTGCTGGTCTACCCCCTCGTTCGCAGAGGAGAGCGCCTTCCGTTCGTCAATCCGGAAGCCGAAGGCTTCATCATCGGGGAGCCGCGAGACAGTCGGGAGCTGTACGCGGGCTACCTAGAGGGTGTGGCGTACGTGGAACGCTGGTGTTATGAGCTGCTTGCGGACCTGGGGGCGGAGGTCGGTGACACTGTCTACGCGACGGGAGGCGGCGCCCGCAGCCCGGAATGGCTGCAGGTTCGGGCTGACCTTCTTCAGAAGCGAATGGTGCGCCCGGTCTCGACAGAATGCGCAATCGGCGCCGCCGTCGTGGCGGCCTCGAGGACACTCTACGACGGCCTTGAATCGGCGGTCGTCGGCATGGCTCGGCCCGGAATGGAAGTGGAGCCGGATCCCAGGCGTCGAGACATCTACGAGCAGTGCTACCGCGCCTTCCGCGGCGCATGCAGCCACAAGGGTTACGAGTAG
- a CDS encoding sugar phosphate isomerase/epimerase, protein MRIGFICDLTEDDFRFASENGFRCVEWNGSDNIDFLPMAPELARYSREYGVPFNMIGLFGRNYISDDPEERARHLSDAKKTIDFCEAIGSPLFVTGGGHPENRSLAENVSRAADHLGKLIEYGEPRGVRVALYNCHWGNFAVAPDAWDMLMPALPRLGIKYDPSHAIGDGRDYLVELRDWGTRVYHVHAKGSLAIGGKRFPDPMPGMDETNWGAMFAVLYEQNYPGDVNIEPHSGDWVGVRRRAGLLFSKRYLEQFVI, encoded by the coding sequence ATGCGCATCGGGTTCATCTGTGACCTGACTGAGGATGATTTTCGATTCGCCAGCGAGAACGGGTTCAGATGCGTCGAATGGAACGGCAGCGACAACATTGACTTCCTTCCTATGGCCCCGGAACTGGCCAGGTATTCGAGGGAATATGGCGTTCCGTTCAACATGATCGGCCTCTTCGGCAGGAACTACATCTCCGATGATCCTGAGGAGCGGGCGCGGCACCTCTCGGATGCCAAGAAGACGATTGACTTCTGCGAGGCGATAGGATCACCTCTTTTCGTAACCGGAGGAGGCCATCCGGAGAACAGATCGCTCGCCGAGAACGTCAGCCGCGCCGCCGATCATCTGGGGAAGCTGATTGAGTACGGTGAGCCCAGAGGTGTTCGAGTCGCCCTGTACAACTGCCACTGGGGCAACTTCGCCGTCGCTCCGGATGCCTGGGATATGTTGATGCCCGCGCTCCCTAGACTCGGCATCAAGTACGATCCATCGCATGCCATCGGGGACGGTCGGGACTACCTGGTGGAACTGCGGGACTGGGGCACGAGGGTCTACCATGTCCACGCGAAGGGCTCGCTTGCCATCGGGGGCAAGCGATTTCCCGACCCGATGCCGGGCATGGACGAAACGAACTGGGGCGCCATGTTTGCAGTCCTCTACGAGCAGAACTATCCGGGTGACGTGAACATCGAACCACACTCTGGCGACTGGGTGGGCGTCCGGCGGCGAGCCGGCCTCCTGTTCTCGAAACGCTATCTGGAGCAATTCGTTATCTAG
- a CDS encoding VOC family protein: MLRGLTHVAVWVTDIARALDFYTRIPGVHEHFRLHKDDGSLWLIYLRIAPYQFVELFPRATGSYVQPTHAGYSHFCIETDDIRTLHGELVANGITPDSEPRMGADGSWQFWIHDPDGNPIEFQQFVDGSLHHGRRQ, translated from the coding sequence ATGCTGAGAGGCCTGACTCATGTGGCCGTATGGGTGACCGACATCGCGCGGGCGCTGGACTTCTACACGCGCATTCCAGGCGTGCACGAGCATTTCCGGCTGCACAAGGACGACGGCTCCCTGTGGCTGATCTACCTTCGGATAGCTCCTTACCAGTTCGTCGAGTTGTTCCCGCGAGCCACCGGGTCCTATGTGCAGCCTACGCACGCGGGATACTCTCACTTCTGCATAGAGACCGACGACATCCGGACGCTCCACGGCGAACTGGTCGCGAACGGGATTACCCCGGATTCCGAGCCTAGGATGGGCGCCGACGGCTCGTGGCAGTTCTGGATTCACGATCCCGACGGCAATCCGATCGAGTTTCAGCAGTTCGTCGACGGCTCGCTGCATCACGGACGTCGGCAATGA
- a CDS encoding histidinol-phosphatase HisJ family protein: protein MITSYHCHSRWSDGEGEILDFVRVAGEIGISEVGLSDHYVLTPDRRRKDWAMPLDALDDYVAEVRAAGEESGGGTVVRLGIEADYIPETAGELRDILSQHAFDYVIGSVHSVDGFPIDGSAADWEPLSQSERDDIVRGYWTRLCEMAASRVFDFAGHLDLTKKFGYRPVANTSQRVSSALDALASSGMAVELNTSGWYVPAGEQYPSSEILAGCFVRGIPVLVTADAHTPCNVDRDLARGHSLLRGIGYRELSCFAGRVRGNYAL from the coding sequence ATGATCACTTCATACCACTGTCATTCGCGCTGGAGCGACGGCGAGGGTGAGATCCTTGACTTCGTCCGTGTGGCCGGCGAGATCGGAATCTCGGAGGTCGGCCTGTCGGATCACTACGTCCTGACTCCTGATCGAAGGCGCAAGGATTGGGCGATGCCGCTCGATGCTCTAGACGACTACGTCGCAGAGGTGCGGGCAGCGGGCGAGGAGTCTGGGGGAGGGACGGTTGTCAGGCTCGGTATCGAGGCCGACTACATACCGGAGACTGCTGGCGAGTTGCGCGACATACTCTCCCAACATGCATTCGACTATGTCATCGGCTCGGTACACTCCGTGGACGGCTTTCCGATAGATGGCAGCGCCGCTGACTGGGAGCCTCTATCCCAGTCAGAGCGGGACGATATTGTGCGAGGATACTGGACTCGACTATGCGAGATGGCCGCGAGTCGCGTATTTGATTTTGCCGGGCATCTCGACCTTACAAAGAAGTTCGGATACCGCCCGGTCGCGAATACCTCGCAACGGGTTTCATCGGCCCTTGATGCGCTGGCATCATCGGGCATGGCAGTCGAACTGAACACGTCTGGATGGTACGTCCCGGCGGGCGAGCAGTACCCGTCATCCGAGATTCTCGCAGGGTGCTTTGTGCGAGGTATTCCCGTTCTTGTGACGGCCGATGCGCACACTCCGTGCAACGTTGATCGCGACCTCGCCCGCGGCCATTCACTTCTGCGAGGTATCGGGTATCGGGAGCTGTCCTGCTTTGCAGGACGCGTTCGAGGCAACTATGCGCTCTAG